A portion of the Clostridium gelidum genome contains these proteins:
- a CDS encoding FMN-dependent NADH-azoreductase — protein sequence MSKILYIKANAKPEGQSRTFKVSDSFIEEYKKNNPNDEIITLDLYKEKIDFLKGEDLGVVFGPKNEESRNHPVLKYAYQFAEADKYIIAAPMWNLSVPAILKAYIDYVSVVGIAFKYTQQGAVGLLENKKAVYIAARGGAYSGTPYEMDGIYLRAMLNFFGIKDVETIAAEKLDVAGEDINKIIEDSISKAKEIAKNF from the coding sequence ATGAGTAAAATATTATATATTAAAGCAAACGCAAAACCAGAAGGACAATCAAGAACTTTTAAAGTTTCAGATAGTTTTATAGAGGAATACAAGAAAAACAATCCTAATGATGAGATTATAACTTTAGATTTATATAAAGAAAAAATAGACTTTTTAAAAGGAGAAGATTTAGGGGTTGTATTTGGACCTAAAAATGAAGAAAGTAGAAATCATCCAGTACTAAAATATGCATATCAATTTGCAGAGGCTGATAAATACATTATTGCAGCACCAATGTGGAATTTAAGTGTTCCGGCAATATTGAAGGCATATATTGATTATGTAAGTGTAGTAGGAATTGCATTTAAATATACACAGCAAGGGGCAGTAGGGCTCTTAGAAAACAAAAAAGCTGTGTATATAGCAGCTAGAGGTGGAGCATATTCAGGAACTCCATATGAAATGGATGGAATATATTTAAGAGCAATGCTTAATTTCTTTGGTATTAAAGATGTAGAAACTATTGCAGCAGAAAAATTGGATGTTGCAGGTGAAGATATAAATAAAATAATAGAAGATTCAATAAGTAAAGCAAAAGAAATTGCTAAGAATTTTTAA
- a CDS encoding ribonuclease Z → MVDLLLLGCGGGMPMPNRFLSAVLLSYNGRKILIDCGEGTQVSMRMANAGFKTIDIICITHIHGDHIVGLPGLLGTIGNSGRTEALTIIGPEGIEDTVNKLRVIANWLPYEINIIENPKEPFEIHNEYVNWNTKILTLELDHSTPCIGYSFDFQRQPKFDVDKAIKNNVPKILWSRLQKNEKKIVFEGIEYLDNMVMGKARKGIKISMTTDTRPIEAINKFIKNSDYFICEGTYGNDDDLPKAIKNKHMTFREAATMAQNAKVKNLLLTHFSTAMNDPEVYLDNSKEVFNNTIIGFDRYNVTLNFQDD, encoded by the coding sequence ATGGTTGATTTGCTGTTATTGGGATGTGGAGGCGGAATGCCTATGCCAAATCGTTTTTTATCAGCTGTGTTATTAAGTTATAATGGAAGAAAGATACTTATTGATTGTGGAGAAGGAACACAAGTATCTATGAGAATGGCAAATGCAGGATTTAAAACTATAGATATTATTTGCATTACACACATTCATGGTGATCATATTGTAGGGCTTCCAGGATTACTTGGAACTATAGGAAATAGTGGGAGAACAGAAGCTCTTACAATAATAGGACCAGAGGGGATAGAGGATACTGTTAATAAATTGAGAGTAATTGCAAATTGGTTACCTTATGAGATTAACATAATAGAAAATCCCAAAGAACCTTTTGAGATACATAATGAATATGTGAATTGGAATACAAAAATATTAACTTTAGAATTAGATCATTCTACGCCTTGTATAGGATATAGTTTCGATTTTCAAAGGCAACCTAAATTTGATGTAGATAAAGCTATTAAAAATAACGTGCCTAAAATTTTATGGAGCAGATTACAAAAGAATGAAAAAAAGATTGTTTTTGAAGGTATAGAATATTTAGATAATATGGTTATGGGAAAGGCACGAAAAGGTATAAAAATAAGTATGACAACAGATACAAGACCAATTGAAGCAATTAATAAATTTATTAAAAATAGTGATTATTTTATATGTGAAGGAACTTATGGAAATGATGATGATTTACCTAAGGCAATAAAAAATAAACATATGACTTTTAGAGAAGCCGCAACCATGGCTCAAAATGCAAAAGTTAAAAATTTACTATTAACACATTTTAGTACTGCTATGAATGATCCAGAAGTATATTTAGATAATTCAAAAGAAGTATTTAATAATACTATAATTGGTTTTGATAGATATAATGTAACTTTAAATTTTCAAGATGATTAA
- a CDS encoding flagellar assembly protein A — protein MMMMNLMFSGKSLDECLENASKELNVTKDKIDYKIIKEKDSLMGKKVQIEVIGTEIDSSNSNDSLDDEVNQIGARVENGKIIVTENLKQENSESITIKPCTGIKIFINGNCCSENMKYPITEYDKIEYESDKTECSRNVTVSISKDKMEGYICIEYIPEYTYKLKDKPTYRNLALKAIKIPGEYPKKYTVTEIKELLRINKITDGIIYQKLIETCVLGGNENVLIAKGTIAIDDTISEVKILFDIGEKNIIDVNSKENIDYKNINYISNIEEGQVLAEIIPGVIGQDGKNVCGEILKKKAIRNRPIKIGEGCKIEGNKIIATKTGRPSSKNGVICVNNMYKIQDVDMKSGNIYFVGDVNISGNVKEGMTVKSGRLLTIGKNVDVATIIARDGINIRGNAIKSTILTGQVDMEKKLYLDKLNEYKDNIVKLISAVDKLNESSKGSRKISELVKILIESRYKNIPKLSLGIITHNICIDSESSELADFIRNKMMGLNILKISSLNDLEILKELIENEIDLLEDNLIISADINLPYCQDSIVKATGSIIISDKGEYVSTLTAFKDIIFIRADAVARGGTISARGNIKLGTVGSPAGVTTKLEVLKDGVITANIAYSNTIFCFGNRCKTLDTPGKNVKAYMKEDGEIVINKFVL, from the coding sequence ATGATGATGATGAATTTAATGTTTTCAGGAAAATCTTTAGATGAATGTTTAGAAAATGCGTCTAAAGAATTAAATGTTACAAAAGATAAAATAGATTATAAAATAATAAAAGAGAAAGATTCATTAATGGGTAAAAAAGTTCAAATAGAAGTTATTGGAACTGAAATAGATTCATCAAATTCTAATGACTCTTTAGATGATGAAGTGAATCAAATAGGAGCAAGAGTTGAAAATGGGAAAATAATAGTTACTGAAAATTTAAAACAGGAAAATTCGGAATCTATAACAATTAAACCTTGCACCGGAATTAAGATTTTCATTAATGGAAATTGCTGTAGTGAAAATATGAAATATCCTATAACTGAATATGATAAAATTGAATATGAAAGTGATAAAACAGAATGTTCTAGGAATGTTACAGTTTCCATTTCAAAAGATAAAATGGAAGGCTATATATGTATAGAATATATACCTGAATACACATATAAACTTAAGGATAAACCAACATATAGAAATTTAGCTCTTAAAGCTATAAAAATTCCAGGTGAATATCCTAAAAAATACACAGTTACGGAAATTAAAGAACTATTGCGAATAAATAAAATTACTGACGGAATAATATATCAAAAGCTTATAGAAACTTGTGTCTTAGGTGGAAATGAAAATGTTTTAATAGCTAAAGGGACGATTGCTATAGATGACACTATAAGTGAAGTGAAAATATTATTTGATATTGGAGAAAAAAACATTATAGATGTAAATTCAAAAGAAAATATAGATTACAAAAATATAAACTATATTTCTAATATAGAAGAAGGTCAAGTTCTCGCTGAAATAATACCAGGAGTAATTGGACAAGATGGTAAAAATGTATGTGGTGAAATTTTGAAGAAAAAAGCTATTAGAAATAGACCAATAAAAATAGGCGAAGGATGCAAAATTGAAGGAAATAAAATAATTGCAACTAAAACAGGTAGACCATCTTCAAAAAATGGAGTTATATGTGTAAATAATATGTATAAAATTCAAGATGTTGATATGAAATCTGGTAATATATATTTTGTTGGAGATGTTAATATTTCAGGGAACGTTAAAGAGGGGATGACTGTTAAATCTGGTAGGTTATTAACCATTGGAAAGAATGTTGATGTAGCAACAATTATAGCAAGAGATGGAATTAATATAAGGGGAAATGCAATAAAATCAACAATTTTAACAGGACAAGTTGATATGGAAAAGAAATTATACCTAGACAAGTTAAATGAATATAAAGATAATATTGTTAAACTTATTAGTGCAGTTGATAAATTAAATGAGTCTAGCAAGGGTTCTAGAAAGATTTCTGAATTAGTGAAAATTCTAATTGAAAGTAGATATAAAAATATACCAAAGCTTTCATTAGGAATAATAACACATAATATTTGTATAGATAGTGAAAGTAGTGAATTAGCTGATTTTATAAGAAATAAAATGATGGGGTTAAATATATTAAAAATAAGTTCTTTAAATGATTTGGAAATTCTTAAGGAATTAATAGAGAATGAAATAGATTTGTTGGAAGATAATTTGATAATTTCAGCAGATATTAACTTGCCATATTGCCAGGATTCTATAGTAAAAGCTACAGGAAGTATAATTATAAGCGATAAAGGAGAATATGTTTCTACTTTAACAGCATTTAAAGATATAATTTTTATAAGAGCTGATGCAGTTGCAAGAGGTGGAACAATATCCGCAAGAGGTAATATAAAACTTGGAACAGTAGGAAGTCCTGCTGGAGTAACTACCAAATTAGAAGTTTTAAAAGATGGAGTAATAACTGCAAATATAGCATATAGTAACACAATTTTCTGCTTTGGGAATAGATGCAAGACATTAGATACTCCAGGTAAAAATGTAAAAGCTTATATGAAAGAGGATGGAGAAATCGTAATTAATAAGTTTGTGCTATAA
- a CDS encoding superoxide dismutase, which produces MKYDKIELPYSYNALEPYIDEETVNIHYNKHLQGYVNKLNTVLEGHEKFTKGKTLEEILSDVNKIPKGIRQAVINQGGGVANHNLYFSILSPHPKKCPEGKLLKEIIKTFKSLELLEEQVSAAAINQFGSGYGWLVKDKHGKLKIMSTLNQDTPLSFGFIPLIAIDIWEHAYYLKYKNLRAEYVKNIWNIIDWGKVEEYYKK; this is translated from the coding sequence ATGAAGTATGACAAAATAGAATTACCATACTCATACAATGCATTAGAACCATATATTGATGAAGAAACTGTAAATATACATTATAATAAGCATTTACAAGGGTATGTAAATAAATTAAATACTGTTCTAGAAGGACATGAAAAATTTACAAAAGGAAAAACATTAGAAGAAATACTTTCAGATGTAAATAAAATACCTAAGGGAATTAGGCAAGCTGTTATAAATCAAGGTGGTGGAGTAGCAAATCATAATTTGTATTTTTCTATTCTTAGTCCTCATCCGAAAAAATGCCCTGAAGGAAAATTGTTAAAAGAAATAATAAAAACTTTTAAATCATTAGAGCTATTAGAAGAACAAGTAAGCGCGGCAGCTATAAATCAATTTGGTTCAGGATATGGATGGTTAGTTAAAGATAAACATGGAAAATTAAAAATCATGAGCACTTTAAATCAAGATACACCGCTTAGTTTTGGATTTATTCCCCTAATAGCTATAGATATTTGGGAACATGCTTATTATTTGAAATATAAAAATTTACGAGCAGAATATGTTAAGAACATATGGAATATAATTGATTGGGGAAAAGTTGAAGAATATTATAAAAAATAG
- a CDS encoding pentapeptide repeat-containing protein: protein MAELNKILKPKLENLLEENKDFKDELINERYISNSLIQNISLDYINEEKIEINGCHFVNVTFNECSFRNIDLLDVVFENCDLSNIDFSDSSIHRVEFKGCKLIGTNFTEGNLQNVLFEEVLGRYSNFGYCKMKNINFKECNMKGTIFLECKFNKVAFRECDISSSEFTNTPLKQIDFTDSDISEIALTGSELKDAIVSQLQAVELARLLGVIIK from the coding sequence ATGGCAGAATTAAATAAAATATTGAAACCTAAATTAGAAAATTTATTGGAAGAAAATAAAGATTTTAAGGATGAATTAATAAATGAAAGATATATATCAAATAGTTTAATTCAAAATATTAGCTTAGACTATATAAATGAAGAAAAAATAGAGATAAATGGTTGTCACTTTGTAAATGTTACATTTAACGAATGTTCTTTCAGAAATATAGATTTATTAGATGTAGTTTTTGAAAATTGTGATTTATCTAATATTGATTTTTCAGACTCAAGTATACATAGAGTTGAATTTAAAGGGTGTAAGCTTATAGGCACTAATTTTACTGAAGGTAATCTTCAAAATGTTCTTTTTGAAGAAGTTCTTGGAAGGTACTCGAATTTTGGATATTGTAAAATGAAGAATATAAATTTTAAAGAATGTAATATGAAAGGAACTATATTTTTAGAATGCAAATTTAATAAGGTAGCATTTAGAGAATGCGATATAAGTAGTTCTGAATTTACGAATACTCCTCTTAAACAAATAGATTTTACAGATAGTGATATATCTGAAATAGCATTAACAGGAAGCGAATTAAAAGATGCTATAGTTTCACAACTTCAAGCAGTGGAACTTGCAAGACTTCTTGGTGTTATAATTAAATAG
- a CDS encoding DegV family protein, translating to MEKIALITDSASDISVELLEKNKIKLLPFKVIYSDGEYEDRIDITPQMMYERLKIEIPTTSLPSIEKMTNIFKEAIEEGCTHAIIITISAAFSGTYNAVRLVCEDFPELETFVFDSKTLTMAEGAMVLETAKLISEGKSFKEITELLPVYREKIDLFFTIDTLEYLQKGGRIGRVAGTIGELLNLKPIITVADDGTYRTAAKARGSKQSVSKLIEIFKGYLEKGKYKAWILDGYGMDKVQSLYDAIKDLPNVVECTIAGTIGPALGVNTGPGLVGIAIERVD from the coding sequence ATGGAAAAAATAGCATTAATAACAGATAGTGCTTCAGATATAAGTGTTGAACTGTTAGAGAAAAATAAAATTAAACTATTACCGTTTAAGGTTATATATTCTGATGGAGAATATGAAGATAGAATAGATATAACTCCACAAATGATGTACGAACGTCTAAAAATCGAAATACCTACAACTTCATTACCTAGTATAGAAAAAATGACTAATATCTTTAAGGAAGCAATAGAAGAAGGGTGTACTCATGCAATTATAATAACCATATCAGCTGCTTTTTCAGGTACATATAATGCGGTACGATTAGTTTGCGAAGATTTTCCGGAGCTTGAGACTTTTGTTTTTGATTCTAAAACTTTAACTATGGCAGAAGGTGCAATGGTACTTGAAACTGCAAAATTAATTAGTGAAGGAAAATCATTTAAAGAAATAACTGAACTATTGCCCGTATATAGAGAAAAAATAGATTTATTTTTTACTATAGATACTTTAGAATATTTACAAAAAGGTGGTAGAATAGGTAGAGTTGCAGGAACTATTGGAGAACTTTTAAATCTTAAACCTATTATAACAGTAGCAGATGATGGAACTTATAGAACTGCTGCAAAAGCTAGAGGTTCAAAGCAATCTGTATCCAAATTGATTGAAATATTTAAAGGGTACTTAGAAAAAGGGAAATATAAAGCCTGGATTTTAGATGGATATGGAATGGATAAAGTTCAAAGTTTATATGATGCAATAAAAGATCTTCCTAATGTAGTAGAATGTACAATTGCTGGAACAATTGGACCTGCACTTGGAGTAAATACTGGACCTGGTCTTGTAGGTATTGCAATAGAAAGAGTAGATTAA
- a CDS encoding SDR family oxidoreductase, whose translation MNFPTSFPKQHQNKHPGFEYEMNPTPIYDDPTYNKKGNTLNNKVAIITGGDSGIGRAVAIAYANQGADLVIVYYNEHKDAEETKKLVDAIGRKCTLISGDIGDVNFCKSVIEKTMSEYGKIDILVNNAAVQYECTDIKQLPDDQFDRTFKTNVYGAFYMTKAAMNHLKSGGCIINTTSVVAYLGNETLIDYSMTKGALVAFTRSLSTALAKGKTGIRVNAVAPGPIWTPLIPSCFDETKTSEHGSKAPMGRAGQPVECAGAYVFLASECASYITGQTIHINGGEIVNG comes from the coding sequence ATGAATTTTCCAACATCTTTTCCCAAGCAACATCAAAACAAGCATCCGGGATTTGAGTATGAAATGAATCCAACTCCAATATACGATGATCCAACTTATAATAAAAAGGGTAATACATTAAATAATAAAGTTGCTATAATTACTGGTGGTGATAGTGGAATCGGTAGAGCTGTTGCTATAGCATATGCAAATCAAGGCGCAGATTTAGTGATTGTTTATTATAATGAACATAAGGATGCAGAAGAAACCAAAAAATTAGTAGATGCAATAGGTAGAAAATGTACTCTCATATCTGGAGATATTGGTGATGTGAATTTTTGTAAAAGTGTTATAGAAAAAACTATGAGTGAGTATGGGAAAATTGATATATTAGTTAATAATGCTGCTGTTCAATATGAATGCACTGATATTAAGCAATTGCCTGATGATCAATTTGATAGAACTTTTAAAACCAATGTATATGGTGCTTTTTATATGACAAAAGCTGCAATGAATCATTTGAAAAGTGGAGGATGTATAATAAATACAACTTCAGTTGTAGCCTATTTGGGCAATGAAACACTTATAGATTATTCAATGACCAAAGGTGCACTTGTTGCATTTACAAGAAGTCTATCAACAGCACTTGCAAAAGGAAAAACCGGAATAAGAGTAAATGCTGTTGCACCAGGACCTATTTGGACACCACTTATACCATCTTGTTTTGATGAAACAAAGACTTCGGAGCATGGATCAAAAGCTCCAATGGGAAGAGCAGGGCAACCCGTTGAATGTGCAGGAGCTTATGTATTTTTAGCTTCAGAATGTGCTTCATACATTACAGGTCAAACTATACATATTAATGGTGGGGAAATAGTAAATGGTTGA
- a CDS encoding class I SAM-dependent methyltransferase, whose product MTFLIKQPQLYRFLNYCNEYDLEKNILDCGAGGDCPPLAIFSEFGYKTYGIEISDSQIGKAKIFSEKFGLELNISKGDIRELLFEDESISYIYSYNSIFHMTKKDITKSVNEIKRVLKPGGLCCINFLSLYDSGYGEGDKLGENEFLQIERGEQVIHTYYDINEAELHFKDMKILFKENRIIERIYEGQKVKQGYIDYIVQK is encoded by the coding sequence ATGACATTTTTAATTAAACAACCACAGTTATACAGATTTTTAAATTATTGCAATGAATATGACTTGGAAAAAAATATATTAGATTGCGGAGCAGGGGGAGATTGTCCACCACTTGCTATTTTTTCAGAGTTTGGATATAAAACATACGGAATTGAAATCAGCGATTCACAAATAGGAAAAGCCAAAATATTTTCAGAAAAATTCGGTCTTGAACTGAATATTTCTAAAGGAGATATAAGAGAATTACTATTTGAAGATGAAAGCATAAGTTATATTTATTCTTACAATTCTATTTTTCATATGACAAAGAAAGATATTACAAAATCTGTGAATGAAATTAAGAGAGTCCTAAAACCTGGAGGATTATGTTGCATAAATTTTCTTTCATTATATGACAGTGGGTATGGTGAAGGAGATAAACTAGGAGAAAATGAATTTTTGCAGATAGAAAGAGGAGAACAAGTTATTCATACATACTATGACATTAATGAAGCAGAACTTCACTTTAAAGATATGAAAATTTTATTTAAAGAAAATAGAATTATAGAAAGAATTTATGAGGGACAAAAAGTTAAACAAGGATATATTGATTATATAGTTCAAAAGTAA
- a CDS encoding CDP-alcohol phosphatidyltransferase family protein, which produces MKLIANYISISRMVIAITLFLVKPLSIEFFTIYFICGISDIFDGYIARKTNTTSKLGDNIDSVADLIMLVVLMIVLYPIMSLTVQIILWIFIIGVIRVVSMMVVFVKYKTFEMLHTYGNKITGLVLFTLPLSLAFLQSEVIMYTICIFASISAIEELVIHLSSNELQINKKSIFLK; this is translated from the coding sequence ATGAAGTTAATAGCAAATTATATCTCAATCTCGAGGATGGTTATTGCCATTACATTGTTTTTAGTAAAACCATTAAGTATAGAGTTTTTTACGATATATTTCATTTGTGGAATTAGTGATATTTTTGATGGATATATTGCAAGGAAGACAAACACCACAAGCAAATTGGGTGATAACATTGACTCTGTTGCAGATTTGATAATGCTAGTGGTACTGATGATTGTACTATATCCAATCATGAGTCTGACAGTTCAAATAATTCTTTGGATATTTATCATAGGAGTAATTAGAGTTGTGTCAATGATGGTGGTATTTGTAAAGTATAAAACTTTTGAGATGCTTCATACTTATGGAAATAAAATTACGGGGCTTGTACTATTTACATTGCCGCTATCACTTGCTTTTCTCCAATCAGAAGTGATTATGTATACAATTTGTATCTTCGCTAGTATTTCTGCTATTGAAGAATTAGTTATTCATCTATCGTCAAATGAATTGCAAATAAATAAGAAAAGCATATTCTTAAAATGA
- a CDS encoding GNAT family N-acetyltransferase has product MIIREIQEKDNEQVESLIRTCLIEFEANKPGCAWEDPNLGKFYQVYQNEKSKYWVVEEDNKIVAGCGIGPLPNRENICELQKMYSLKEVRGTGIANELLKISLEFAKKYYEKCYLETFANMVAANKFYNKHKFIRLEKPLVETEHYACDVWYIKTL; this is encoded by the coding sequence ATGATAATTAGAGAAATACAAGAAAAAGATAATGAACAAGTGGAGTCCCTTATTAGAACCTGTTTAATAGAATTTGAAGCAAATAAACCAGGTTGTGCATGGGAAGATCCTAATTTGGGGAAATTTTATCAAGTTTATCAAAATGAAAAATCTAAATATTGGGTTGTTGAAGAGGATAATAAAATAGTAGCTGGTTGCGGTATTGGTCCTTTACCTAATAGAGAAAATATATGTGAATTACAGAAAATGTATTCTCTAAAAGAAGTGAGAGGTACTGGAATTGCAAATGAATTATTAAAAATTTCTTTAGAATTTGCGAAAAAGTATTATGAAAAATGTTATCTTGAAACTTTTGCAAATATGGTGGCAGCCAATAAATTTTATAATAAGCATAAATTTATTCGATTAGAAAAACCATTAGTTGAAACAGAACATTATGCTTGCGATGTATGGTATATAAAAACTTTATAG
- a CDS encoding putative quinol monooxygenase, which produces MNECLLVNVTYTIKQGKREEFFNKVNEMRIVKDSRKEPGNIKYEYFFQVESEDKLFLMEMWVNDVAQSMHGKTEHYKKLQLLKEEYVTDVNIEKYNISKR; this is translated from the coding sequence ATGAACGAATGTCTATTAGTTAATGTGACTTACACAATAAAACAAGGAAAAAGAGAAGAGTTTTTTAATAAGGTAAATGAAATGAGGATTGTTAAGGATTCAAGGAAAGAACCTGGAAATATCAAATATGAGTACTTTTTCCAAGTTGAATCCGAGGATAAACTATTTCTAATGGAAATGTGGGTGAATGATGTAGCTCAATCAATGCATGGTAAGACGGAACATTACAAAAAATTGCAGTTATTGAAAGAAGAATATGTGACAGATGTAAATATTGAGAAATATAATATAAGCAAGCGTTAA
- a CDS encoding NUDIX hydrolase: MDIAFKTEIGRFNYRVTGILIHDNKLLIMKDENSPYYYIPGGRVKMNETSEDAIIREIKEEVEIDVNVERLLWIVENFFNEEQSGEKFDELGLYYLLHLKDENILQMGNEFVMNEGGKHTLMFTWKPLEDIKNLHIYPLFLKERIMNLPNTIEHIVEIKA, translated from the coding sequence ATGGATATTGCATTTAAAACAGAAATTGGTCGCTTTAATTATAGAGTTACGGGGATTTTAATTCATGACAATAAATTACTTATAATGAAAGATGAAAATTCTCCATATTATTATATTCCTGGTGGTAGAGTAAAAATGAATGAAACAAGTGAAGATGCAATAATAAGAGAAATTAAAGAAGAGGTAGAAATAGATGTAAATGTAGAGAGACTGCTTTGGATAGTTGAAAATTTCTTTAATGAGGAACAAAGTGGTGAGAAATTTGATGAATTAGGATTATATTATTTGCTGCATTTGAAAGATGAAAATATTCTTCAAATGGGTAACGAATTTGTTATGAACGAAGGGGGAAAACATACCCTTATGTTTACTTGGAAGCCTTTAGAAGACATTAAAAATTTACATATATATCCTCTCTTTTTAAAAGAAAGAATTATGAATTTACCCAATACAATAGAGCACATAGTCGAAATCAAAGCATAA
- a CDS encoding amidohydrolase family protein — MLRKFQSIYKKAKEQGLKLKAHIGEWGIAKDVQKGVHVLGLDEVQHGISAAESPEVIKYLVDNHIRLNIVPTSNIKLGRVSKLAEHPIKAFYKAGIDVTINSDDILIFDSPISKEYLRLYEAGTLTAEELDDIRVNGLRKL; from the coding sequence ATTCTTAGAAAATTTCAGTCTATTTATAAGAAAGCTAAGGAACAAGGATTAAAACTAAAAGCACATATTGGAGAATGGGGAATTGCAAAAGATGTTCAAAAAGGTGTGCATGTTTTAGGTTTAGATGAAGTTCAGCATGGAATTTCGGCAGCTGAATCTCCCGAAGTAATTAAATATTTAGTGGACAACCATATACGGCTAAATATTGTGCCCACCAGTAATATTAAATTAGGTCGAGTATCAAAATTGGCTGAACATCCAATTAAGGCGTTTTATAAAGCAGGCATTGATGTGACAATTAATTCTGATGATATATTGATTTTTGATAGCCCTATATCTAAAGAATATTTAAGGTTGTATGAAGCAGGAACATTAACTGCTGAAGAATTAGATGATATAAGGGTTAATGGATTGCGTAAATTATGA
- a CDS encoding aminoglycoside 6-adenylyltransferase, which produces MRTEKEMFDLILDVANRNDKIRAVYMNGSRANPNIKKDIFQDYDIVYVVTETESFLSDDGWISVFGELIIFQEPDKLDKMQGRDVDLKNGYGYLMQFTDGNRIDLHIQTMEGLMKEYGTDKLTVPLLDKDNCLPKIPAPSDEDYWVKKPTYGQYFSRCNNFWWVAPYCAKGLWRQEILFTIEVLNSYVRQELLTMLYWHVGAQTEFKVSIGKANKYLKEYLDLDVWTRLMKTFNMSDYDSSWNALITTCELFEEIAPKVGKIFEYDYNYDEAKRSFDFIKHIKELPNTATKIY; this is translated from the coding sequence ATGCGAACTGAAAAAGAAATGTTTGATTTAATATTAGATGTTGCAAATAGAAATGATAAAATTAGAGCTGTTTATATGAATGGTTCTCGAGCAAATCCTAATATAAAAAAGGATATTTTTCAGGACTATGACATTGTTTATGTGGTTACTGAAACAGAATCCTTTCTGAGTGATGATGGTTGGATAAGTGTTTTTGGAGAACTGATTATTTTCCAAGAGCCTGATAAGCTTGATAAAATGCAAGGAAGAGATGTTGATTTAAAAAATGGGTATGGATATTTAATGCAGTTTACAGATGGAAATAGAATTGACTTGCATATTCAGACTATGGAGGGGTTAATGAAAGAATACGGAACTGATAAGTTGACTGTTCCACTGCTTGATAAAGATAACTGTTTACCAAAAATTCCAGCACCATCAGATGAGGATTATTGGGTGAAAAAACCTACATATGGACAATATTTTAGTCGATGTAATAATTTTTGGTGGGTAGCACCATATTGTGCAAAAGGCCTTTGGAGGCAAGAAATTCTTTTTACAATAGAAGTACTGAACAGTTATGTGCGACAAGAATTATTAACAATGCTATATTGGCATGTGGGTGCTCAAACAGAATTTAAAGTAAGTATCGGAAAAGCAAACAAATATTTAAAAGAATATTTAGATTTGGACGTATGGACGAGATTGATGAAGACATTTAATATGAGCGATTATGATTCTTCTTGGAATGCATTGATTACAACATGTGAATTGTTTGAAGAGATTGCACCAAAAGTAGGTAAAATATTTGAATATGACTATAATTATGATGAAGCTAAAAGAAGCTTTGATTTTATAAAGCATATCAAGGAATTACCAAATACTGCAACGAAAATTTACTAA